GGGTGAACGCTAACGTCAGTCATACCTAGGGGTCACGGACACACACCCACTGGTGCTACTCGGCACAAACGTTAAGACTGGAAAACTCAAGAGCAGAGAAGCGCAGGACCCCTGCTCTCACCCTCCCGCAGAGGCAGGCCCCTCATTCTacacctggggagggggcaggaaccCCTACGTGATGACATAACAGCAGGTGCGTGCCTGTTAGAAGGGGGCCCTGGTCAGCCGGTTCTTCAGAGAACTTCTGGTGAGAGAGAGCGGGAAGCTGAGGCTGCTGCTTGCTAAGCCGCTTAAAAGAGGAAGGGAATGAGCCTCCCAGGACACGGGAGTGTCTCTCCTCACAGGGGCCACTGGAGCTCCGCAGGCGGCCGGAGAGCTTGGGAAAAcacccccttctcccttcttGGAACAAGCCATCCGAGGACGGTGGCGCAGTTCCGGTTTGGAGTCACGACACCTCTTCTGCCCACCTTGACTTCCTGGGTGGCTGGTCTGCTTCCTACTCTCGGAGGCCACCTGCACCGTAGGACAGGCGCCAACTCTGCCTCAGGCAATTCTGTGGTCCCCTCCTGTCCCCACTGAGGATGGAAAGCTGGCTAGTAACCAGGAACAGCCCCGCCGGGGTCTGGCTGTGTGAGGGATAAAACTTTCCCTCCTCTTGCACAGAAGAACCCACGGCGGGGTCCCTTCAGAAGTCCTCTACCAGACAACACATGTCCCAAGGAGCCCTTAGGCATGCGGGGGGCGGCTCTAGGTGAGCCAGACCGAGCCACCTGGAGGcctccagggccccctccccagaAGGGACTCCTGGGCTTCTAGGACTTGTCCTCAGTGCCCCACTGAAGACCCAGCTGGGCAGCACCACCCACCCACTTGGGCATCTGCTCAACAGCACCTGCCCTGCGCTGCCCCCGCCGGGCGCGGCCCGGCCTCCGCCTTCCCCTGGTGGAGCAGCTCTGGGCCGGCACCACCCTTCTGCTCCGCAGACCTGAGCGTAAAACCCTGTTTCTTGAGCTCACCTCCTGAGTCGCCCCACTAGTCCCCACCTCCTGTGACAGAAGTAAGAGAAAACAACAGTGGCCTTTGATCCACCCCCCAGCCGAACACACAAGGGCACAAGCCCGGGCACGGGCTGAGGCAGCCACGCTCCCTCCCTCGGCTTCCTCAACAGCTGCCTTCTCAGCTGGGGCTGCCACCCCGGAGAGGAGGCCTGCGGGGTCTGCAGGTGCGGTGAACTGCCCTCCAGTGGTGCCTGCGCTGGGGCTGGGCTGCAGGACTTCTGACCTGGAGCCCTAAGACCCAgccgggaggtgggggagggagggaaggctcCCCGCTGCCAGAGGAGGCGGGAGACACCCTGTTAGAGCAGCGCACACAGCCCCTGGGCCACGTTTATTAGAACCTGGAAGCCCACCCAGCGGCCCTCCTCCTATCAGAGGTGTGGTCCCCAAGGGCCCAGTGACCGGCCTCTCCACAGCCAACAGCCCCGAGGCCCTCCCTGGGCCAAAGCAGACAAAACAGCCCGACGTGTTCCTTTCCAGCAGGCAGGTGGCACCTCCCGAGCCTGCAGATGTCAGTTCGGGTCTGAGCGAAGGTCCTCCCTAGGCTTCCAGCTCGCCAGCTCCACGCCAGCCTccactccagggcttccctgagcCAGGCTGAGAGGCCCGAGGCGGCTGTGCCCTCCCGGGAGCCTAACTGCCGAAGTACTCCTGCTGGAACTTCTGGAAGTCTTCCTCGGTGAACACGGTGCCCTCggccttcttcttcttcttagtcTTGCCCACAGGCCGGTCACAGGCCTTGCGGCCCCGGTCCTGGCGCACAATCTGGGGGCGGGTGAGAGTCAGGAGCCCTGGGTGGTGACTCGCAGCCACTTGCAGCCACACAACCTGGTGCAGCCGCCCACGTGCCGCCCTCTCACCTGGCCCTCACTCCGTCCCGGGAGGCAGGGCACGTGGTTTCCATTTACAGAAGAGCCAGCGGAGGCCCACAGGGGTCCCAGGGGAGCAAGGCCAGGTCCAGCCTCCCACCTTCCCCGCTCTGCTCTCGGCCCTCCAGGGGGAGGCCCCTCACAGCACAGACGGGTGTCCAGCTCTTAGGAGCCTGGAGGGGGCCCCACCCTCCAGCCTGTGCTCAGGGCTGAGACTCCCACGGATCCCAGGAACAGCCTCAGTTCTCACCCCCAGGTTCCTTCCCACAGCCCATCCCCCTGACGAACCTGCTGGGTGACGGATTCGGGCACTGTGCTTCTTGCACTAGTCATAAACCTCAGGTTTAATCCAAGGTAACCTCGCCGCTCTCGCTTCTGGAACTCAGCTGTGGATGGCAGGCAGGGTGGCATCATTTCAGATTCACTCCCTGGAAGCCTTCTGGGTCCCTTCCTGACATCTCTCCACTCCACTCTCACCTCCCATGGCCCTGCCAGAGGCCCCGTCGTCCCTTCCCCAGGTCACTGCAACAGCCTGGGCTCTTCTGTCAAAACCACACTCCACACAGATCCTGCTCAAAGTCCCCCTTGGTTCCACCTGCTCAAGTGATTTACTCAACAAAGGTGTCCTGGGCACTTACCGTGTGtctgtcaggcactgttctaggtgcaaGAGCACAGAGCAGGAAACAGAGCAGACAAAaagtcctgccctcatggaacttccATTCCGTGGAAAGAGAGATGGTACACAAGGTAAACAGTATTTCAGAGGGTGATCATtttatggagaaaaagagaatagtaaacagaaatgagaaatgcTGGGGGGAGGGTTGCAATTCTAAACAGGAGGCTCTGAGAAGGCCTCACTGAAATGAATTCTGAGCAAAGcctggagagagagagtgtgacactgtgggggaagagcattctgggtagagggaacagccagtgcaaaggctctgaagcAGAAGTGTGACTAATGTGCTTGAAGAACAGAAGGTGGTTAGACAGAGAGGGGAGAAGCCGAGGAGATGAAGCTGGAAGGAGCAGATCATGTGGGGCCTCAGCAGGCACCGAAAAACTCAGGCTCTCACCCTGGTGGGTGCAGGGCAGAGGAGAGACACGTCTGGCTCAGGATTTTACGGGATCACTTCGGCTGCTATGGTGAGAACAAGAttactgggggaggggggagtggaagggagaccagttaggaggcttctgcaataatccaggcaagagatggtgTAGCTCAGACCAAGGTGGCAGCCACAGAGGTGTTCTTTAGGTTGGCCACTGAGGGTTGAGAGAGTCCCCTCAGTCCTCAGTCACGTGCCATAACAGGGCagtggggcgggggctgggatgGAGGAGTGACCTCCCTCGGGCCCCTTGTGTGCCTGCTCCACACCAGAATCACTGTGGCTCAACCCAGGCTCACTTTCCTGCCTCCACACTTTTGCTCATGCTGTATTTCCTCGGAATTCATAGTTCTTTTAACAAACAACTTGAACACTTTTTATGCACCAGGCCCTGGAGATTCAAAGACACACTAGGAGCTCACCAAGTCCTGCCACAGGTCAAAATTACCCTGCATTCCTGCCCACTCCTGCTCCTCTTCAAGTCTGTAGGTCTTGTTAAGTGGTGCCACATCCCCCAAGATATTCCGTACTCGCtgactccctcctcctccatcctcacaGCCAATTCACCACCGACGCCATCAATGCCCCCTCCTCACCGCATCTTCCACCTGCACAATTCTCTTATCTCCGCACCATCACCGCTGCCCAGGCCATAGCACCTTGAAGCAGTAGGTGGGATCAGGGCTCTGGAGACAATCTGCCTGGTTTCTACCTGTACTATCTGGGCAGGGGCCTGTTTctgcttctgtaaaatggaggtaatgacAGTGCCgacctcacagggttgctgtgagcaATTACATGAGCAAACATTTGTACGAggcttagaacagcacctggaacacggagtattaattttatttaatgctcCGTCTCTGACCCTCGTTCACTGTATGTCACTATGACCAggcttctttttttcaaaatttcaaaggCAATAAACTTCTTTCTGACTCCGCCTATGCCATTCTCTCTAGAATACTCTTCCCCCGGTTCACTCGTATACATCCATCGGGTCTGGGCTTAAATGTTGcttcctcagagaagcctgaTTTGGCCTTTCATTCTAAGTCCCTCTCAGAGCACCACAGTCTTAATGCATAGACCCCATCACAGCAACCATACGCTGATTTTGAAACTCTTCGATGCTTCTCTCCCTATTAGGGCTGTAGACCTTGAAGGCCAGGACAATGTGATTCGTTCACCTCCGTGTTCCCAGGGTCCCGCCCCGCGCCCGTCGCACAGCAGGTATTCTAGAAACTCCTGGGGAACATTTCAAGCCCTCACTCTAGCGCCCCTTCCTCCAGGGCACCGCCCCCGACCCCGGGAGCAGCGCGTCCAGCCCCTTGCCGAGCTCACCCAGCGCCGATTTGGGCACCTTTCCCTTGGCCGAGTTCCGCAGTTTCTGGGCCTGGGTCGCCTTCGCCTTCCGCGTCCGCTTCATCGGAGCCTCGCTCGGCTTGGTTTGGCCTGGCGCGTCCCTGGGGGCTGTAGGGGAAGAGAGGAACCGACTCGGTTCGGAGGGCGCTCAGGGTTCCCATCCCACCGAGGCTAAGCCCGGTCTGGATCGTTCGCACCCTCGgggctcctgcccccagcccctgccgcCTTCCCGCCCAGGCTGGACGTCTCTGGGAAGAAGCTCCTCACCCTCAGGCACCCCCAAAAGCTCCAAACCCCGCCGCAGCAAGGAAGCCGACATAGCGGTGCTTAGCTCCGCCCACACGCCTCAACTACTTCCGCCTTGGCCGCACTTGTCGTTTCGGTGGAAACGCGAGCTAGAACAAAAGGTTCCGCAGTGGGCGGGCGGAAGTGCCCACCTTCCTTAGGACGCATGCGTTAGGTTTACCACTGGGCGGGATCTGGAGGCGGGGCCAACGCGCCGAAGGACGCATTTGTCGTCCAATCGCAACCCAACCGACCCGTTGGGAGCCAGGCCCCGCCTTCTCCCGGAAGCCGTCCACCGCTAGCCCAGCCTGGTGGGTCAGTTCTCTCGCGTCAGGCGTCTCCGTAGTGGGCGAGGCCGGGGGCGGGACGGAGTGTTAGTATTCTCAATTTTTACGAAAAAGGGGAATGTATTTTTGGAagtattttttcatatacttaaACCAGAGCAACATTTCGCACAGATCTAGTTCGGCATGAGAATCCAGCTATCTTCCATTAGAGACGTttgcaaaaatgcaaaacaatagTGTTTTCccactattttgttttgttttcattaaaatatgtcaCTTATGTTAATATGTGGgcttgttattgttgttttcaatgaattaataagtattttttaaaattctgttttagtCCCTAACATGGTAACTCTTGTTAGATAGTTACACatacaaaagctctttgggatcctgaatttttttaagagtaaagaGTTCTTAGACAAAATAGTTTGAGAA
The genomic region above belongs to Balaenoptera musculus isolate JJ_BM4_2016_0621 chromosome 10, mBalMus1.pri.v3, whole genome shotgun sequence and contains:
- the RPS19BP1 gene encoding active regulator of SIRT1, which gives rise to MSASLLRRGLELLGVPEAPRDAPGQTKPSEAPMKRTRKAKATQAQKLRNSAKGKVPKSALAEFQKRERRGYLGLNLRFMTSARSTVPESVTQQIVRQDRGRKACDRPVGKTKKKKKAEGTVFTEEDFQKFQQEYFGS